A genomic window from Spirochaetota bacterium includes:
- a CDS encoding Mut7-C ubiquitin/RNAse domain-containing protein encodes MKPYTVTIRFYEELNDFLPLDKQKVPFSVSWKGKRSVKDLIESLGVPHVEVDLILVNGISVGFDYIVKNGDYISVYPVFERFEISSTTRLRPKSLRTPSFICDVHLRKLVKYLRLFGFDVLYDEKWDDKDLAQIAADQKRILLTRDRQLLMRKIVDRGLIVRNTSPHKQIVEILDRLDLWDKINPFSRCIMCNGRVVELSANSEEFERERTRIPPGVLEWCKVYYKCINCERIYWEGSHYEKLTKKIENVLSHRDIHKE; translated from the coding sequence GTGAAACCATATACCGTAACAATTCGCTTTTATGAAGAACTGAATGACTTTCTCCCCCTTGACAAACAAAAAGTACCTTTTTCTGTAAGCTGGAAAGGTAAACGAAGCGTGAAGGATTTAATTGAATCACTAGGTGTGCCACACGTTGAGGTTGACCTTATACTTGTAAATGGAATTTCCGTTGGATTTGATTATATTGTAAAAAATGGTGATTACATCAGCGTATATCCAGTATTTGAGCGATTTGAAATTAGCAGTACTACCCGCCTGAGACCAAAAAGTCTGCGTACCCCTTCATTTATCTGTGATGTCCATTTACGCAAACTGGTGAAGTATTTACGATTGTTTGGATTTGATGTATTATATGATGAAAAGTGGGACGATAAAGATTTAGCGCAGATAGCAGCAGATCAAAAGCGTATTTTACTTACGCGTGACCGACAGTTACTGATGAGAAAAATTGTTGATAGAGGATTAATTGTACGCAACACCAGTCCGCATAAGCAAATTGTGGAAATCCTGGATAGGTTAGATTTATGGGATAAAATTAATCCTTTTAGCCGATGTATTATGTGCAATGGTAGAGTGGTTGAGTTGTCTGCCAATAGTGAGGAGTTTGAAAGAGAAAGAACAAGAATACCTCCCGGAGTATTGGAATGGTGTAAAGTATATTATAAATGCATTAATTGTGAAAGAATATATTGGGAAGGAAGCCATTATGAAAAACTAACAAAAAAAATAGAAAATGTTTTATCGCACAGAGATATACATAAAGAATAG
- a CDS encoding cation diffusion facilitator family transporter, with product MGNGKQNEAKVAKKVTWIGMVINILLSLFKLLAGIVGHSQAMVADAVHSISDLTTDVAVLIGIKFWASPADEDHPYGHERIESIVTAFIAIALFAVGIGIAYNGIVTAFDPDIKSPEAIALIAAFISIVSKEWLYRWTVKKGKEIDSSSVVANAWHHRSDALSSIPALVAVALAMAHPTLAFFDHVGAVIVALFIIKVSFDILKPVILELSDKGATSTQVNTIDTIAMNVDGVKEVHSIRSRRVGSGYFVDLHVLVDGNMSVQDGHDIARSVKHALLDKGPKVLDVIVHLEPFETSSKKKK from the coding sequence ATGGGTAATGGAAAACAAAACGAAGCAAAGGTTGCAAAAAAGGTTACCTGGATTGGGATGGTAATAAACATACTGCTTTCCCTATTTAAATTACTTGCAGGTATTGTGGGACATAGTCAGGCTATGGTAGCTGATGCGGTCCATAGTATTTCAGATTTAACTACTGATGTTGCTGTGCTTATTGGAATTAAATTTTGGGCTAGCCCTGCTGATGAAGATCACCCCTATGGACATGAACGTATTGAGAGCATTGTCACTGCATTTATTGCAATAGCTTTATTTGCTGTTGGTATTGGGATTGCCTATAACGGAATTGTAACGGCGTTTGATCCTGACATTAAAAGCCCTGAAGCTATTGCTCTCATTGCAGCTTTTATTTCAATTGTATCAAAAGAATGGCTGTATAGATGGACCGTGAAAAAAGGAAAAGAAATTGACTCATCATCGGTAGTAGCCAATGCATGGCACCATCGTTCTGATGCATTAAGTTCTATACCAGCACTTGTTGCGGTTGCACTTGCCATGGCGCATCCAACTTTAGCTTTTTTTGACCATGTTGGTGCTGTTATTGTAGCTTTGTTTATCATTAAAGTTTCATTTGATATTTTAAAGCCTGTAATACTTGAACTATCTGATAAAGGTGCAACTTCAACACAGGTAAATACAATAGATACTATTGCTATGAATGTTGATGGTGTTAAAGAAGTACATAGCATACGTTCACGGCGCGTTGGCAGCGGTTATTTTGTTGACCTGCATGTGCTGGTTGATGGGAATATGTCCGTACAGGATGGACATGATATTGCACGCAGTGTAAAGCATGCACTTCTGGATAAAGGTCCCAAAGTGCTGGATGTCATAGTGCATTTAGAGCCTTTTGAAACATCGTCCAAAAAGAAAAAGTGA
- a CDS encoding 4Fe-4S binding protein, giving the protein MKSSRWSLYRLIGQVVFWFVFISSIIYLHDPIVDVKYGFYPSLSIHSITIGLIISHTVKYASIGIAIFVGTFVLGRFFCGWICPLGATIDAADVLVTKEKIKTNPERFAKVKFLILLTSIIVAILGFNAAGYIDPITIAYRSYELFLYPFVSFIGSEPLSWILPGYQARDYPFYYYNWAWIALIFFIILALSKLLRRFWCRVLCPLGAMYALVSHFSIFRRIVDTSKCVHCGACVKGCRMGAIATDGVATIEHECIRCFDCLKHCKYDAISFEFESPTKVKSASIPCKGITRKDLLIVAGSSVMIAASKVSLFAASHESFIIRPPGALPETRFLDACIRCGQCMNVCPTNALHPCIGESGFYGMFTPRLISRIGYCDFTCTRCGNVCPTGAIRELSLKEKQKYVIGTAYIIRDICIPWSQAQNCIVCEEVCPVANKAITLEKTIAKNKDGVTVELLLPVVHEDRCIGCGICENRCPVSGQSAIVIRKPKLRIGEHYG; this is encoded by the coding sequence ATGAAATCATCACGATGGTCTTTATACAGGTTAATAGGGCAGGTTGTATTCTGGTTTGTGTTTATATCCAGTATTATCTATCTACATGACCCTATTGTTGATGTAAAATATGGTTTTTATCCTTCATTATCTATCCATTCAATCACAATTGGGCTCATCATTAGTCATACTGTTAAATACGCAAGTATAGGGATTGCAATTTTTGTTGGTACATTTGTGCTAGGGAGATTTTTTTGTGGGTGGATATGTCCACTGGGTGCCACTATAGATGCCGCTGATGTTTTAGTCACAAAAGAAAAAATAAAAACCAATCCAGAAAGATTTGCTAAAGTTAAATTCTTGATTTTACTCACATCAATTATTGTGGCAATATTAGGGTTTAATGCAGCTGGATATATTGACCCCATTACCATTGCGTACCGTAGCTATGAGTTATTTCTGTATCCATTTGTATCTTTTATAGGCTCAGAGCCTTTGTCATGGATATTGCCAGGATATCAGGCAAGAGATTATCCATTCTATTACTACAACTGGGCATGGATTGCACTGATATTTTTTATCATTTTAGCATTATCAAAATTATTGAGGCGATTTTGGTGTAGAGTGTTGTGTCCATTAGGGGCTATGTATGCTCTGGTGTCCCACTTTTCAATTTTCAGGAGAATTGTAGATACATCAAAGTGTGTACACTGCGGTGCATGTGTCAAAGGGTGTCGTATGGGGGCGATAGCAACTGACGGCGTTGCCACAATTGAGCATGAATGTATTAGATGTTTTGATTGCCTTAAACACTGTAAGTATGATGCCATTTCTTTTGAATTTGAATCACCTACCAAAGTCAAAAGTGCCAGTATTCCCTGCAAAGGAATTACACGAAAAGATTTATTGATTGTTGCAGGATCATCAGTGATGATTGCTGCTTCAAAGGTATCGCTTTTTGCAGCATCACATGAAAGCTTTATTATACGGCCTCCAGGGGCATTACCCGAAACACGATTTCTAGATGCATGCATACGATGCGGCCAGTGTATGAATGTGTGTCCTACTAACGCACTGCATCCATGTATAGGTGAATCAGGTTTTTATGGTATGTTCACTCCACGACTGATTTCGCGCATAGGCTACTGTGATTTTACATGCACACGGTGTGGAAATGTATGTCCCACAGGAGCAATACGGGAGCTATCGCTTAAGGAAAAACAAAAGTATGTAATTGGCACCGCATATATTATACGTGATATTTGCATTCCATGGTCACAAGCACAAAACTGTATTGTATGTGAAGAAGTATGCCCTGTGGCCAATAAGGCAATAACGCTTGAAAAAACGATTGCCAAAAATAAGGACGGTGTAACCGTTGAACTATTGTTACCGGTAGTACATGAGGACCGCTGTATTGGATGCGGTATATGCGAAAACAGGTGCCCTGTAAGTGGTCAGTCTGCAATTGTAATTCGTAAGCCAAAGCTGCGTATAGGAGAACACTATGGGTAA
- a CDS encoding DUF362 domain-containing protein: protein MKISRRNFIATLFGSVGVLCSNYLTGFKKAFATEKYSDLVVIKTQVLTQKSIFTMVEQGFKEMGGIERFIKKGMKVVIKPNIGFNSTPERAHTTNPILVEAVASMCKKAGAHVAIMDRPVHNARMCYHSSGIEDVARKVGVDIVYMNREKFKPVKVQDGLNLDTLDVYEDILNADCIINMPIAKHHSAAELTLAMKNLMGVIGGNRGFYHINLHRNIVDFNKAVKVHLVILDGLRILTKHGPSSGSPEDIKETKTVIFGTNPVIVDAYAAKNLFGIEPSSIGYLNLAAQSGMGSININNYSIVTRTV from the coding sequence ATGAAAATATCAAGAAGGAATTTCATTGCAACTTTATTTGGTAGTGTAGGAGTATTATGCAGTAACTATCTCACAGGCTTTAAAAAAGCCTTTGCTACAGAAAAATACTCTGATCTAGTTGTGATTAAAACTCAAGTGTTAACACAAAAATCCATTTTTACAATGGTTGAGCAAGGTTTTAAGGAGATGGGTGGAATAGAACGTTTTATAAAAAAAGGAATGAAAGTAGTGATAAAACCCAACATAGGATTTAACTCAACACCAGAACGTGCACATACTACAAATCCAATATTGGTTGAAGCAGTTGCTTCAATGTGCAAAAAAGCTGGAGCGCATGTTGCTATTATGGACAGGCCTGTACATAATGCTCGTATGTGCTATCACTCAAGCGGCATTGAAGATGTAGCACGTAAAGTGGGTGTAGATATTGTCTATATGAACAGGGAAAAATTCAAACCTGTTAAGGTGCAGGATGGCCTTAATCTTGATACACTTGATGTGTATGAGGATATACTCAATGCAGATTGCATTATAAATATGCCCATAGCCAAACATCACAGCGCAGCTGAATTGACTCTTGCCATGAAAAACCTTATGGGAGTAATTGGTGGCAATCGTGGTTTTTATCATATTAATCTACACAGGAATATTGTTGATTTTAATAAAGCAGTGAAAGTACATCTTGTAATACTGGATGGGCTAAGAATTTTAACCAAACACGGACCATCATCAGGAAGTCCTGAAGACATCAAAGAAACAAAAACAGTTATATTTGGTACAAACCCGGTAATAGTTGATGCGTATGCAGCAAAAAATCTTTTTGGTATAGAACCATCTTCTATTGGCTATCTCAATCTTGCAGCACAATCGGGCATGGGCAGTATCAATATAAATAACTATTCAATAGTAACCAGGACTGTATGA
- a CDS encoding DUF3592 domain-containing protein, whose protein sequence is MTQKKHIVIFLFVFGAVLTLVGIKLIQNARQSLYWPKAEGVITQSFMDWDRHRQQFANIKYTFTVNGEEITGFQISAKDMNKSNEDLLKEYPVGKKVIVYYDPENPENSLLEPGYSWQSYQALVIGIIILIVAIVVALFYKERSQKSEEKS, encoded by the coding sequence ATGACACAGAAAAAGCATATAGTAATTTTTTTATTTGTATTTGGTGCTGTATTGACACTTGTAGGTATCAAACTTATCCAAAATGCACGGCAAAGTTTATATTGGCCTAAAGCTGAAGGTGTTATAACACAATCTTTTATGGATTGGGATCGTCATAGGCAACAATTTGCTAATATAAAATATACATTTACAGTAAATGGAGAGGAAATTACAGGATTTCAGATCTCAGCAAAAGATATGAATAAATCAAATGAGGATTTGTTAAAAGAATATCCGGTTGGTAAAAAAGTAATAGTATATTATGATCCTGAAAATCCTGAAAACTCTTTATTAGAACCTGGTTATTCTTGGCAAAGTTATCAAGCATTAGTAATAGGCATAATAATACTTATAGTTGCTATAGTAGTAGCTTTGTTTTATAAAGAAAGGTCCCAAAAGAGCGAGGAAAAATCATGA
- a CDS encoding SMC family ATPase: MILRSLTLVNFRQYRNTTIEFKDGLVGIIGKNGSGKSTLFSAIVCALYGELPTLREYIRSIFAEDTATVQIELVYEIENNEYKVVRQFRGRNLNAQATLFKNDRAIVTGANEVSRAIEKIIGMPKEAFMRSVFAAQGELREISQARGAQRRELIRKIMGFSMLDDILQNIRDDKNEKKKFIEGQQVMLLNDEEIKAKNEECDKLVSKLKWHIKALEELIANQKRIQQQFENKRIEFDHQQKLYQAYNELVHQKTKIAVQIENCTRNLEEAQNKLIHLEKLKSQCENLQKEEERYISVKKLKEELEAVRIKAIEKQKLEEQYKQLNGEVTEKLLYIESETSEMKDYETVVKEIEENVQKKAFAQKTLQDINLQLQQLSKQIGGIQKSIEDRKKHIQQIQKLGRDAECPTCLRPLHDAYDATIARLSSEIDAYQHKEMIQLHKEQLELKDKSIVTEKLIQNIENDINQLQQKKARYDEKKKNIEKSMLEVKKKQQAMNALKLTLADLKEIEFDNSAYENVLNEFKQLESSHAMYIELSTSIKEIPEITKRIVQLTQEKEKLIILLKKNQSELDTLGFSENTYNKVKADYEKLLREKDAIAEKANNATLEQNAIEHEIKQIENELQRDNQNRKKLQIAQQQLELLHRLEAVMDGFRTSVLATVKPVISHYASNLFNQITQGRYQSITVDDDFNFMIFDDGKWYPLDRFSGGEIDCANLCLRIAISNAIRDFSGSGAVGFMAFDEIFGSQDNDRRAAIMNVLYSLQEQYRQIFIISHIDDVKELFPAILHVQTTPQGSLARWL, from the coding sequence ATGATTTTGCGTTCACTTACGCTTGTTAATTTCAGACAATACCGGAATACAACAATAGAATTTAAGGATGGACTTGTTGGCATAATTGGCAAAAACGGCAGTGGTAAAAGTACTCTCTTTAGCGCCATTGTATGTGCGCTCTATGGTGAATTGCCCACACTTAGGGAATATATTCGATCTATCTTTGCTGAAGATACTGCAACTGTACAGATAGAGTTAGTATATGAGATTGAAAACAATGAATATAAAGTTGTGCGACAGTTTAGAGGAAGAAATTTAAATGCTCAGGCAACATTATTTAAAAATGACAGGGCGATAGTTACTGGAGCAAATGAAGTATCTCGTGCTATAGAAAAAATTATTGGTATGCCAAAAGAAGCATTTATGCGTTCAGTCTTTGCTGCTCAGGGTGAGTTGCGTGAAATATCTCAAGCAAGGGGTGCACAGCGCCGAGAGCTTATACGCAAAATAATGGGATTTTCAATGCTTGATGACATTTTACAGAATATCCGTGATGACAAAAATGAAAAGAAAAAGTTTATTGAGGGACAGCAGGTAATGCTTCTTAATGATGAAGAGATCAAAGCTAAAAATGAGGAATGTGATAAACTTGTTTCAAAACTCAAGTGGCATATCAAAGCGTTAGAAGAACTTATAGCCAATCAAAAACGTATACAACAACAATTTGAAAATAAGCGCATTGAGTTTGATCATCAACAGAAATTGTATCAGGCATATAATGAACTTGTACATCAAAAAACAAAGATTGCTGTCCAAATTGAAAATTGCACGCGTAACCTTGAAGAAGCTCAAAATAAACTTATACACTTGGAAAAATTGAAGTCACAATGTGAAAACTTACAAAAAGAAGAGGAACGGTATATTAGTGTAAAAAAATTAAAAGAAGAGCTTGAGGCGGTACGTATAAAAGCTATTGAAAAACAAAAACTTGAAGAACAGTATAAACAACTAAATGGCGAGGTAACTGAAAAATTGTTGTATATTGAATCTGAAACATCTGAAATGAAAGATTATGAAACAGTAGTAAAAGAGATTGAAGAGAATGTACAAAAAAAGGCTTTTGCTCAAAAGACTTTACAGGATATAAATTTACAATTACAACAGCTATCAAAACAAATAGGTGGCATTCAAAAATCAATAGAGGACAGAAAAAAGCATATTCAGCAGATACAAAAATTGGGGAGAGATGCTGAATGTCCTACCTGCCTTAGGCCTTTGCACGATGCTTATGATGCAACAATTGCACGCCTTTCTTCTGAGATTGATGCTTACCAGCACAAAGAAATGATACAATTACACAAAGAGCAGTTGGAGTTAAAAGATAAAAGTATAGTTACTGAAAAACTAATACAGAATATAGAAAATGATATAAATCAATTACAGCAAAAAAAAGCACGATATGATGAAAAAAAGAAAAATATTGAAAAATCAATGCTTGAGGTTAAAAAGAAACAGCAAGCTATGAATGCTTTGAAACTTACATTGGCGGATCTTAAAGAAATAGAATTTGATAATAGTGCCTATGAAAACGTTTTAAATGAGTTTAAACAGCTTGAAAGCAGTCATGCTATGTATATAGAATTAAGTACATCAATTAAAGAAATCCCTGAAATTACTAAAAGGATAGTACAGCTTACACAAGAAAAGGAAAAGCTTATAATTTTACTTAAAAAAAATCAATCAGAGCTTGATACTTTAGGTTTTTCAGAAAATACCTATAATAAAGTTAAGGCTGATTATGAAAAGCTGCTCCGTGAAAAGGATGCAATAGCAGAAAAAGCCAATAACGCAACTTTAGAACAAAATGCAATAGAACATGAAATAAAGCAGATTGAAAATGAATTGCAAAGAGACAACCAAAACCGTAAAAAATTGCAAATTGCACAGCAGCAACTTGAATTGTTGCATCGTCTTGAAGCAGTTATGGATGGATTTAGAACTTCAGTACTTGCAACTGTCAAACCGGTGATATCCCATTATGCTAGCAATTTATTTAATCAAATTACCCAAGGCCGATACCAGTCAATCACAGTGGATGACGATTTTAATTTTATGATTTTTGATGATGGGAAGTGGTATCCGCTTGATAGATTTTCAGGTGGTGAAATTGACTGTGCAAATCTTTGTCTGCGCATTGCCATCAGCAATGCAATACGTGATTTCAGTGGCAGTGGTGCAGTGGGTTTTATGGCATTTGATGAAATTTTTGGAAGCCAGGATAATGACAGGAGAGCTGCAATAATGAATGTGCTCTATAGTTTACAAGAACAATACCGCCAGATTTTTATTATTTCGCATATAGATGATGTCAAAGAGCTATTCCCTGCAATTTTACACGTACAGACAACTCCACAAGGTTCTTTAGCCAGGTGGTTATAG
- a CDS encoding exonuclease SbcCD subunit D, protein MLTFIHISDTHLGFNDFDRVNNEGINQREADVYNAFATAVDCIIDCNPDFVLHTGDLFHRSSPSNRALIQGLQHIKRITQRDIPFIVIAGNHCTPKTIYTSPILQALQTIDGVYAVYNQYYECFSLNGIHFHCLPHIHDEAEYARQICMIQPKDGINILLMHTSLGKDYLLEEYGERIFPDKNYSLLTAFDYVALGHWHNYQVLPDWSNVCYSGSTERFSDREAGRQKGFVTVTIGTERIIKFTPISIRNWVRFDIKGCNQRSVEDIKKEIQEYSTKIEDGSIVSIYLHDIEAHQSAGISNIWIAQQFEHALIVLPKRIFKTHSTDSSCKSTHINIKELFLMYCKDKINDDKERTAVEELGMLYFKRYYDELNEMKG, encoded by the coding sequence ATGCTAACATTTATTCATATATCTGATACACATTTAGGATTTAATGATTTTGACAGGGTTAACAATGAGGGTATAAATCAGCGTGAGGCAGATGTATACAATGCTTTTGCCACAGCAGTTGACTGCATTATAGATTGTAACCCTGATTTTGTACTCCACACAGGTGACTTGTTTCACCGTTCATCACCATCTAACCGTGCACTGATTCAAGGGTTACAGCATATAAAACGAATTACTCAGAGAGATATTCCATTTATAGTCATTGCAGGAAATCACTGCACACCTAAAACAATATACACTAGTCCCATTTTGCAGGCACTTCAGACTATAGATGGTGTATATGCGGTGTACAATCAGTACTATGAATGTTTCTCGCTGAATGGTATTCATTTCCATTGTCTTCCTCATATTCATGATGAAGCTGAATATGCACGTCAAATTTGCATGATTCAACCAAAAGATGGCATCAATATACTTTTGATGCATACTTCATTAGGAAAGGACTATCTTTTGGAGGAGTATGGTGAACGTATTTTCCCTGACAAAAATTATTCACTCCTTACGGCATTTGATTACGTAGCATTGGGGCATTGGCACAATTATCAGGTTTTGCCTGACTGGAGCAATGTGTGCTATAGTGGGTCTACAGAGCGCTTCAGCGATAGGGAAGCTGGCAGGCAAAAAGGCTTTGTAACAGTAACTATCGGTACTGAAAGAATAATAAAGTTTACTCCTATTTCAATACGCAATTGGGTGCGCTTTGATATAAAGGGATGCAATCAGCGTTCTGTTGAAGACATAAAGAAAGAAATACAGGAATACTCAACAAAAATTGAAGATGGCTCAATAGTAAGTATCTATCTGCATGATATTGAGGCGCATCAAAGCGCTGGTATTAGCAATATTTGGATTGCCCAGCAGTTTGAGCATGCTCTTATAGTATTGCCAAAACGAATTTTTAAAACGCATAGCACCGATAGCTCATGTAAATCAACACACATTAATATTAAGGAACTTTTTTTAATGTACTGTAAAGATAAAATCAATGATGATAAAGAGCGAACTGCAGTTGAAGAGCTGGGCATGCTTTATTTTAAAAGATATTACGATGAACTAAATGAAATGAAAGGTTAA